A DNA window from Lutra lutra chromosome 8, mLutLut1.2, whole genome shotgun sequence contains the following coding sequences:
- the CLEC2D gene encoding C-type lectin domain family 2 member D isoform X1, producing the protein MHDGNRLKKDCEPVELLADSSNLHPREHSITNILNRVLVLPIIILLIITVIAILVGFLVTGRKLHRMSSECLEAACPESWIGFQRKCFYFSDDFKNWTFSQRFCDSRGADLVQVETIQELNFLLRYKGPYDHWIGISRELGQPWKLINGTAWSNCFPIRGGGECAYLNDKGASSARHYTERKWICSKPDAYVQMQRQSSI; encoded by the exons GTAATCTGCATCCAAGGGAGCATTCTATTACCAATATTCTGAATCGAGTCTTGGTTTTACCCATAATCATATTGCTCATAATTACAGTGATTGCAATACTAGTGGGTTTTTTAG taaccGGTAGAAAATTGCATCGGATGTCATCAGAGTGTCTTGAAGCCGCATGCCCAGAAAGCTGGATTGGTTTCCAAAGAaagtgtttctatttttctgatgACTTCAAGAATTGGACATTCAGCCAGAGGTTTTGTGACTCACGTGGTGCTGATCTTGTTCAAGTTGAAACCATCCAGGAACTG aaTTTCCTACTGAGGTATAAAGGCCCTTATGACCACTGGATTGGGATCAGCAGAGAACTAGGCCAACCATGGAAATTGATAAATGGTACTGCATGGAGCAACTG TTTTCCtatcagaggaggaggagaatgtgCCTATTTGAATGACAAAGGTGCCAGCAGTGCTAGGCATTACACAGAGAGGAAGTGGATCTGTTCCAAACCAGACGCGTATGTCCAGATGCAGAGACAAAGCTCTATCTGA